Genomic DNA from Halobaculum sp. CBA1158:
GTGTTCGAGCGCGGGAACCAGGGGTACATCCTGCGCCCCGTCGCCGGCGAGTCCGGCACGGGTGACGACGTCGAAATCCGCGACGTGGACGACCGTGACGACCGCGGCGACGACCGCGGGAACGCGGGCGACCGCGGCAACGACGACGAGAGCGAGACGGACGACGACGAGAGCGAGACGGACGACGGCGACAGCGCGTCCGACTCCGGTCAGTCGTCGATGAACTTCTACCTCAGCGACGAGGAGAACGCCATGGGAGACTTCGCCCACCTCAACGTCACCGTGACGAAGGTCGGGCTGCGGACCGCCGGCAACGACACCGGCTGGGTCGAGAAGGACGTCGACGACCGCACGGTCGACCTGACGACGCTGCCGGGCGCGAACGCGACGAGGCTCGGCACCTTCGGCGTCGAGAACGGCACGTACACGAAGGTGTTCGTCTACGTCGACGGCATCGACGCGACGCTGGAGAACGGCGACTCGGCGAACGTGAAGCTGCCGTCGAACAAGCTCCAACTGAACACGGAGTTCACCGTCGGCGACGGCGAGGAGGTCGACTTCGTCTACGACATGTCCGTGTTCAAAGCCGGCAACTCGGGCAAGTACATCCTCAAGCCGGTCGTGAGCGAATCCGGCACGGCCGACCAGGTCGACATCGAGGACGTCGACGAGAACGCGGACGAGGACGCGGAGGGCGCTGACGACGACGCTGACGACGCCGCTGACGACGCCGCCGACGAACCGGGCCTGAACGCCTCGTTCGTCGGGAACGTCACCGCCGGCGAGAACGCGACCGTCGAGGTGACGCGCAACGGCTCGGCCGTCGGGAACGCGACCGTCGAGGTCGTCCAAGAGGTCGACAGCGAGGAGTCGACCGGGACGTACAGCACAGACGCGGACGGAACGGTCACGTTCCCGGTCGACGCCAACGCGACCGAGTTGACCGTCGAGGTGAACGCCGACGGCGACGAGGCAGAGTTGGAGCGTGAGTTCGAGTCGACCGGCGGCGACGAGGCCGACGACGAGGACGACTCCGCGGCGCTGCGCGCCCCCGCAGTCTGACCGGCGATCCTCGATCAACGATCGGGCAGTACGGCAACGATTGCGCCGGGTTTCGCCGGCTTTCACCGACTGGGAACTGGGTCTCGCTTATACCGGGATGGCCGTCCAATTCGCATCTGTGAGGTGAGACCCATGGCATACTCGGAAACCAACCCGCTGGCCGAGGACTTCGGCTTCGACGTCGGTGGACCGCTCGCCGCGTACTGGATCGCCCTGCTCCGTGTCATCACGGGCTGGTGGTTCTTCCACGCGGGCGTGACGAAGCTCATCGAGGACGGCCTGAGCTTCACGTACGGCACGACGTACATGCAGGGGATGACCGGCACGGCCCTGGGCCCGATTCCGGTGTGGATGGGCAACAACCTCGCGTGGCTCATCGAGCCGGGGGTCCCCCT
This window encodes:
- a CDS encoding DoxX family protein, which translates into the protein MAYSETNPLAEDFGFDVGGPLAAYWIALLRVITGWWFFHAGVTKLIEDGLSFTYGTTYMQGMTGTALGPIPVWMGNNLAWLIEPGVPLFETLIGLALIAGAFVRLAAFGGVVFMTLFWVGNAGFGNGLVNSDLMGLLLFATMMVFAAGRYYGLDAVIERLDVVNRYPRLRYLLG
- a CDS encoding DUF4382 domain-containing protein gives rise to the protein MSRHTTGWAAVAAALMLVLAGCAGGVPGGSSGTDAGTAGGDDGGTVNFYISDQQNAIDQFEHLNVTITEVTLVRADDGDGEDADGDAETDEPTETTEPTETTEPTETVTTASTETPESDDDEGEQVTYEVDNVTVDLTELQGANASRLGSIPAPNGTYTKVFVEIDAVEGTLTDGSSADVKLPSNKLRLNTEFTVGNGEEVDFVFDVTVFERGNQGYILRPVAGESGTGDDVEIRDVDDRDDRGDDRGNAGDRGNDDESETDDDESETDDGDSASDSGQSSMNFYLSDEENAMGDFAHLNVTVTKVGLRTAGNDTGWVEKDVDDRTVDLTTLPGANATRLGTFGVENGTYTKVFVYVDGIDATLENGDSANVKLPSNKLQLNTEFTVGDGEEVDFVYDMSVFKAGNSGKYILKPVVSESGTADQVDIEDVDENADEDAEGADDDADDAADDAADEPGLNASFVGNVTAGENATVEVTRNGSAVGNATVEVVQEVDSEESTGTYSTDADGTVTFPVDANATELTVEVNADGDEAELEREFESTGGDEADDEDDSAALRAPAV